One Dysosmobacter welbionis DNA segment encodes these proteins:
- a CDS encoding helix-turn-helix domain-containing protein — MEFQEKLRSLRKERGETQAQVATAIGIGERHYQKFESGNNLPSFHNLCALADHFGVSMDYLAGRTDRRDVWK, encoded by the coding sequence ATGGAATTTCAGGAAAAATTGCGATCGCTCCGAAAAGAGCGCGGAGAAACCCAGGCCCAGGTTGCCACGGCCATTGGAATTGGAGAACGGCATTACCAGAAATTTGAGTCTGGAAATAATTTGCCTAGTTTCCATAATCTGTGCGCCCTGGCGGACCACTTCGGCGTGTCCATGGACTATCTGGCGGGCCGGACGGACCGGCGGGACGTGTGGAAATGA